A single window of Paenibacillus sp. SYP-B4298 DNA harbors:
- a CDS encoding methyl-accepting chemotaxis protein, with product MKTAIRQDDEVKVIKEGARQQEGTKPQEAVNPQGEGALLVRYIRPCQGILPDEPCHVVGKLFMAHEGEECVVVHDGQQQPIGLVMRDRFFRKLSMRYGTDLYGERPIRVLMHESPFIAELDLPPEELIHRALSRPHGQVYDCVIITREGKWIGIVTMADLLALSSELQRRTVQAQIDVIHSVHDKLKGIRRASGQVHHTAREGIELSGEMVDMTLRGKLELDRVLTSSRRLSELTAEQQKGMAELKERGNAITEVSKLIRELADQCGLLAINAAIEAARAGEHGAGFSVVADEIRKLAQRTKQSVDEIHLLTSSIRSGVDTAAEWMESGRKETQDSERVARHAVELFHQLFVAAGNNKNGSEMMETVSAGSHQHANQVLEEMERLLREMKHQVQTSMSSALRTSGGFQ from the coding sequence ATGAAGACGGCAATAAGGCAAGACGATGAAGTGAAAGTCATCAAGGAGGGAGCCCGGCAGCAAGAGGGCACAAAGCCTCAGGAAGCGGTAAACCCGCAGGGGGAGGGTGCGCTGCTGGTGCGCTATATCCGGCCATGTCAGGGCATACTACCAGATGAGCCGTGCCACGTGGTTGGCAAGCTATTCATGGCGCATGAGGGCGAGGAATGCGTGGTCGTTCATGATGGGCAGCAGCAGCCGATCGGGCTGGTGATGCGGGATCGTTTCTTCCGCAAATTGAGTATGCGTTACGGCACCGACCTGTATGGCGAGCGTCCGATTCGGGTGCTCATGCATGAGTCCCCATTCATAGCCGAGCTTGATCTGCCGCCGGAGGAGCTGATACACCGGGCTCTTAGCCGCCCTCATGGACAAGTCTATGACTGTGTCATCATCACGAGAGAGGGGAAATGGATCGGTATCGTGACGATGGCAGACCTGCTGGCGCTCTCCAGCGAGCTGCAGCGCCGAACTGTGCAAGCGCAGATCGATGTCATCCATAGCGTTCATGACAAGCTGAAGGGGATTCGGCGAGCCTCCGGCCAAGTTCATCATACGGCAAGAGAGGGGATCGAGCTGTCGGGGGAAATGGTCGACATGACGCTGCGTGGCAAGCTGGAGCTGGACCGTGTACTGACGTCCAGCCGTCGCCTCTCCGAGCTGACCGCCGAGCAGCAGAAGGGAATGGCTGAGCTCAAGGAGCGAGGCAATGCCATCACTGAGGTCTCGAAGCTGATCCGCGAGCTGGCCGATCAGTGTGGTCTGCTGGCCATTAATGCAGCGATCGAGGCCGCTCGCGCCGGCGAGCACGGAGCCGGCTTCTCTGTGGTTGCCGATGAGATTCGCAAGCTCGCGCAACGGACGAAGCAGTCTGTCGATGAGATTCATCTGTTGACGAGCAGTATTCGAAGCGGAGTCGATACCGCTGCAGAATGGATGGAGAGCGGACGCAAGGAGACACAGGATAGCGAGCGAGTGGCTCGTCATGCCGTGGAGCTATTCCATCAATTATTTGTTGCTGCTGGCAACAATAAGAACGGCTCGGAGATGATGGAGACTGTCTCGGCAGGCAGCCATCAGCATGCCAATCAGGTACTGGAGGAGATGGAGAGACTGCTTCGGGAGATGAAGCATCAAGTCCAGACAAGCATGTCAAGCGCCCTGCGCACGAGCGGCGGATTCCAGTGA
- a CDS encoding phosphate ABC transporter substrate-binding protein, whose product MRKSLLLIMSIVLTFTLAACGGGNATTNTSSGNAGTSSAAGGEKTQPAETKSLEGSILAVGSSALQPLVEQASKKFMDLPEYNKITVLVQGGGSGTGLTQVAEGQSDIGNSDIFAEEKFSGDEASKAEGLVDHQVAVVAMAAVVNPAVGIDNLTKAQLVDIFTGKTTNWKEVGGADQEIVLINRPASSGTRKTFEKYALGTKTEDLPKAVQEESSGNVRKLVAETPGAIGYLALSYLDTSVTALKYEGVDATVDNVVTGKYPVWAYQHMYTKGEPTAVVKAFLDYMLSSEVQGKDVVELGYIPAADMKVSRDLNGNVTQK is encoded by the coding sequence ATGAGAAAGAGCTTGTTATTGATTATGTCCATTGTACTGACCTTCACGCTGGCTGCGTGCGGTGGAGGCAATGCCACCACGAATACATCCAGCGGGAATGCAGGAACCAGCTCCGCAGCAGGAGGAGAAAAGACACAACCAGCCGAAACGAAGAGCCTTGAGGGATCGATACTGGCTGTTGGCTCGTCTGCACTGCAGCCGCTGGTAGAACAAGCTTCCAAGAAATTCATGGACCTTCCCGAATACAATAAGATTACAGTGCTTGTCCAAGGCGGAGGCAGCGGAACCGGTCTGACTCAAGTTGCAGAAGGACAATCTGATATTGGCAACTCCGATATTTTTGCAGAGGAGAAATTCTCTGGAGACGAAGCGTCCAAGGCCGAAGGGCTTGTCGATCATCAAGTTGCAGTTGTCGCTATGGCCGCCGTCGTTAACCCTGCAGTAGGCATCGACAATCTGACCAAGGCACAACTGGTCGACATCTTCACAGGCAAGACAACCAACTGGAAAGAGGTTGGCGGAGCGGATCAGGAGATCGTACTGATTAATCGTCCTGCAAGCTCGGGTACACGCAAAACCTTCGAAAAGTATGCGCTCGGTACGAAGACAGAAGATCTGCCAAAAGCTGTTCAAGAGGAGTCCTCTGGTAACGTAAGAAAGCTCGTAGCAGAGACGCCTGGCGCAATCGGTTATCTGGCTCTGTCTTACCTGGACACAAGCGTTACCGCGCTCAAGTATGAGGGTGTAGACGCAACAGTAGATAACGTAGTGACAGGTAAATATCCGGTATGGGCATACCAGCACATGTATACAAAAGGCGAGCCGACTGCTGTAGTCAAAGCTTTCCTTGACTACATGCTGTCGTCTGAGGTTCAAGGCAAGGACGTTGTAGAGCTGGGATACATCCCTGCTGCCGACATGAAAGTATCCCGCGATCTGAATGGTAATGTGACACAGAAGTAA
- a CDS encoding DUF6492 family protein, protein MSKPGTLFIQSVRSAAHSSSPSDHTNLPDSSKTSGTHSKLTIDVFIPAIEKDIGTLPYVIDSVRKQVRHPIDKLMIVSPDLPRIRELCRKKGCTFVDERTLLPFTKKQIQYRSKRWERSGWLYQQLLKLAGEKLGRQSHYLVIDADTVLLRPHRFKSGAKHVFYTRRWSQDEYFVTYARLLGRKASSPRSFVAHYMLMDKRKVRELKKVIEQRHGVKWHTAIMNSIRKHKQFGFSEFETYGNYLYAQQPDRIRFKPAQNKSLSTEASLLTPGKLASLALRYRSLSFHKRRAYVRRPGSQRSKA, encoded by the coding sequence ATGTCAAAACCAGGCACCCTCTTCATCCAGTCGGTACGTAGTGCCGCTCATTCTTCAAGCCCGTCCGACCATACTAACCTCCCTGACAGCAGCAAAACCAGCGGAACTCACAGCAAGCTAACGATTGATGTATTCATCCCGGCCATTGAGAAGGACATCGGCACGCTTCCGTATGTCATCGATAGCGTGCGCAAGCAGGTTCGCCATCCGATCGACAAGCTGATGATTGTCTCGCCCGATCTGCCCCGCATCCGCGAGCTCTGCCGCAAGAAGGGCTGCACCTTCGTTGATGAGCGGACACTGCTGCCTTTTACCAAGAAGCAGATTCAATACCGCTCCAAGCGCTGGGAACGCTCCGGCTGGCTCTATCAGCAGTTGCTCAAGCTGGCAGGAGAGAAGCTGGGCCGGCAGAGCCATTATCTCGTTATCGATGCCGATACCGTGCTACTTCGACCGCATCGCTTCAAGTCTGGCGCCAAACATGTCTTCTATACCCGCCGCTGGAGCCAGGATGAATATTTCGTAACCTATGCCCGGCTGCTTGGCAGAAAAGCTTCATCCCCCCGCTCCTTTGTCGCCCATTACATGCTCATGGACAAACGCAAGGTGCGTGAGTTGAAGAAGGTCATTGAGCAGCGGCATGGCGTTAAATGGCATACTGCCATTATGAACAGCATCCGTAAGCATAAGCAGTTCGGATTCTCCGAATTCGAAACGTATGGCAACTATCTGTATGCCCAGCAGCCCGATAGAATCCGCTTTAAGCCTGCGCAGAATAAAAGCTTGTCGACAGAGGCGTCGTTGCTGACTCCGGGCAAGCTTGCCTCCCTGGCGCTGCGATACCGCTCGCTCTCCTTCCATAAGCGCAGGGCCTATGTCCGCCGTCCTGGATCGCAGCGGAGCAAGGCGTGA
- a CDS encoding DUF420 domain-containing protein, producing MKQKRSFTLPIVIFSIVLVGTIGLLFFLPAYEGEVGFDVTILPLLNAIYNLFTFSFLVISLIAVKKGNINRHRNFIMCAFVSTALFLVTYVVYHFLTEPTPFGGGPIMKMIYFFVLFSHILLAIVNVPLALIAVVRGFNMQIEKHRRIARWTMPVWLYVSATGVLVYILISPYY from the coding sequence ATGAAACAAAAACGTAGCTTTACGCTGCCGATCGTCATTTTCTCTATTGTGCTGGTCGGTACGATCGGCCTGCTGTTTTTTTTGCCGGCGTATGAGGGCGAGGTTGGCTTTGATGTCACCATTTTACCGTTATTGAATGCCATCTATAATTTGTTCACCTTCAGCTTTCTGGTCATCTCGCTAATTGCGGTCAAGAAGGGGAACATCAATAGGCACCGCAATTTTATTATGTGTGCCTTCGTGTCCACTGCCTTATTTCTGGTCACGTATGTGGTCTACCATTTCCTGACGGAGCCGACTCCGTTCGGCGGCGGGCCCATCATGAAGATGATCTATTTCTTCGTGCTGTTTAGTCATATTCTGCTCGCGATCGTCAATGTGCCGCTCGCGCTGATTGCTGTCGTTCGCGGCTTCAATATGCAGATTGAGAAGCACCGCAGGATCGCCCGCTGGACGATGCCGGTGTGGCTGTACGTCAGTGCAACAGGCGTGCTCGTCTATATACTGATCTCCCCATATTATTAA
- a CDS encoding LysR family transcriptional regulator, whose product MSILKMRIIVLIDQLKKVTAVAEALNMRQPSVSFHMKKLEEEWETKLFEWKTGKVVLTEAGRLLLYYARQIVASSDEASRRMRELTQHDRHRLVIGCSGSVASTLLTRQLLDGYRTGQGICEELAITVQTGETENLIEKLVSGEVDLIVSGAAGKGEAKVSNNPLIRSEELLHSPLVLALSATHPLLGVEPLSAADVLHYPFISITDPSVEAACMEWEAAQQLELRPVLRLDQPSLALQAVADGSGVAIVPELVARQHPGLVRLPLPGATPLWSLHTARAVSHWNPPLVRRALDMLVWT is encoded by the coding sequence ATGAGTATATTAAAAATGAGGATCATTGTGCTGATCGACCAATTAAAAAAAGTAACCGCCGTAGCTGAAGCTTTGAACATGAGGCAGCCGAGTGTCAGCTTTCATATGAAGAAGCTGGAGGAGGAATGGGAAACCAAGCTGTTCGAGTGGAAGACAGGAAAGGTCGTGCTGACGGAGGCCGGCAGGCTACTGCTCTATTATGCACGGCAGATCGTAGCCAGCTCAGATGAAGCCAGCAGACGCATGAGGGAGCTGACGCAGCACGACCGCCATCGGTTGGTCATTGGCTGCTCTGGGTCAGTGGCAAGCACACTGCTAACGAGGCAGCTACTTGATGGCTACAGGACAGGACAGGGAATTTGTGAGGAATTGGCTATAACGGTTCAAACAGGGGAAACGGAGAACCTAATAGAGAAGCTCGTGTCAGGGGAGGTGGACCTGATCGTGTCCGGTGCAGCAGGGAAAGGGGAGGCCAAAGTAAGCAATAACCCGCTTATCAGAAGCGAGGAGCTGCTCCATTCGCCGCTCGTGCTGGCGCTGTCGGCGACTCATCCGCTGCTGGGTGTAGAACCGCTAAGCGCAGCAGATGTACTGCATTATCCTTTTATTTCCATAACCGATCCTTCGGTGGAGGCAGCCTGTATGGAATGGGAAGCCGCACAGCAACTGGAGCTGCGGCCCGTATTGAGATTGGATCAGCCCAGCCTGGCACTGCAGGCAGTAGCTGATGGATCAGGCGTGGCCATCGTGCCTGAGCTGGTGGCAAGACAGCACCCAGGGCTTGTCCGACTCCCCTTGCCCGGAGCAACTCCGCTATGGAGTCTGCACACAGCTCGTGCCGTCTCTCACTGGAATCCGCCGCTCGTGCGCAGGGCGCTTGACATGCTTGTCTGGACTTGA
- a CDS encoding helix-turn-helix transcriptional regulator, protein MAVFETMLRHERIDFGYRHDQPIQAVFHSHMEYEIFYFHEGSCRYLIGDKIYELEPGDLILMHGMTLHCPNMSKHQPYVRTICHFDPVYVERLMPIPGAPELMEPFRRLQNIRLPLSPDERQLVERLLADMHHAWDDGAPSALFRFHLRFYELLLFIFDKCSTHALPGLPPPSEKLEHVQRMISFMEEHYMEDIHLTDLEEALHLNKQYMSKLFKEVTGATVFTYLFERRINQSRILMTMHPEMKLTDISYQVGFKHPAHYSRVFKRHMGMTPEQYRRSLDFNIPLTST, encoded by the coding sequence ATGGCAGTCTTCGAGACGATGCTTCGTCATGAGAGGATCGATTTTGGCTATCGGCACGATCAGCCTATCCAGGCCGTCTTCCATTCGCATATGGAATATGAAATTTTCTATTTTCACGAGGGTAGCTGCCGGTACTTGATCGGTGACAAAATCTATGAGCTGGAGCCAGGCGATCTTATATTAATGCATGGCATGACGCTGCACTGCCCGAATATGAGCAAGCATCAGCCGTATGTCCGGACGATCTGTCACTTTGATCCCGTCTATGTGGAGAGATTGATGCCGATACCGGGAGCACCCGAGCTGATGGAACCATTCAGACGGCTACAAAATATTCGTCTCCCGCTCAGCCCGGACGAGCGCCAACTGGTGGAACGTCTGCTGGCAGATATGCACCACGCTTGGGACGACGGCGCACCGTCCGCATTATTCCGTTTTCACCTTCGGTTCTATGAGCTGCTGCTGTTTATCTTCGATAAGTGCAGTACGCATGCGTTGCCAGGTCTGCCGCCCCCATCGGAGAAGTTAGAGCATGTACAGCGTATGATCTCATTTATGGAGGAGCATTACATGGAGGATATTCATCTGACAGACCTGGAGGAAGCGCTGCATCTGAATAAGCAGTATATGTCAAAGCTATTCAAGGAGGTTACCGGCGCGACAGTCTTCACGTATCTGTTTGAACGGCGAATCAATCAATCGCGCATCCTGATGACGATGCACCCGGAGATGAAGCTCACAGATATTTCCTATCAAGTAGGCTTCAAGCACCCGGCTCACTATAGCCGTGTTTTCAAGCGGCATATGGGAATGACACCGGAGCAATATCGCAGAAGTCTTGACTTTAACATTCCGTTAACCTCTACCTGA
- a CDS encoding sugar phosphate nucleotidyltransferase, giving the protein MRIVLLSGGSGQRLWPWSSGARTKVFLRLLNDDSGAPQSMLERICNQLEQAGLLQTAAIVTHASQVELTRQHCGEKLAIWSEPHKRGTFHAIALAAASLYTAGAAGDEETVCVLPADMYAEQPFLSLLRQLPDALAQSGAELALIGCSPDHPSTQYGYIVPQQTKTCPAYSRVSRFTEKPDKTSAAALIAEGALWNCGVFAFRLGYMLQLMKERGLPLNPEQLLQRYAKLATLSFDEEVAEHCSHAIVLRYTRAWKDLGSWSALTSEIGQRQIGAGSISAGSPGTWLVNELACPVHVIDVPEIIVAASAAGVLVASRENADRIKQLHPVADAVTWMEEKRWGHMRTLDYSRSASGSECWTRKVSMTPCASTSYHLHRRRHTVWTVVSGRGRFFCQGQQRNVEPGTVLDIPPGMPHGICSGTRALEWIEVQLGERLLEDDKHELARECLEQT; this is encoded by the coding sequence GTGCGAATTGTTTTGCTGTCGGGCGGCTCCGGGCAGAGGCTCTGGCCCTGGTCAAGCGGCGCACGTACAAAGGTATTTCTAAGGCTGCTGAATGATGACAGCGGCGCTCCCCAGTCCATGCTTGAGCGGATATGCAATCAGTTGGAGCAGGCAGGTCTGCTGCAGACAGCAGCCATCGTCACTCATGCGAGCCAGGTCGAATTGACCCGCCAGCATTGTGGCGAGAAGCTCGCGATCTGGAGCGAGCCGCATAAGCGAGGCACCTTCCACGCCATCGCGCTCGCCGCTGCCTCCCTCTACACTGCGGGCGCAGCCGGGGACGAGGAGACGGTGTGCGTGCTGCCAGCCGATATGTATGCAGAGCAGCCCTTCCTCAGCCTGCTAAGGCAACTGCCGGACGCGCTGGCGCAGTCCGGTGCAGAGCTCGCGCTTATTGGCTGCAGCCCTGACCATCCTTCTACGCAATACGGGTACATTGTGCCGCAGCAGACCAAGACGTGCCCAGCCTATTCACGGGTTAGCCGCTTCACAGAGAAGCCGGACAAGACAAGCGCGGCAGCGCTGATTGCAGAAGGCGCACTATGGAATTGCGGCGTCTTCGCCTTTCGGCTTGGCTATATGCTGCAACTGATGAAGGAGCGAGGGCTGCCGCTGAACCCGGAGCAGCTCTTGCAGCGCTATGCGAAGCTGGCGACCCTTAGCTTCGACGAGGAAGTCGCAGAGCATTGCTCCCACGCCATTGTGCTTCGCTATACGAGAGCATGGAAAGACCTGGGTAGCTGGTCTGCCTTAACCTCAGAGATCGGCCAGCGGCAGATTGGAGCGGGCAGCATATCAGCCGGCTCGCCTGGCACCTGGCTGGTCAACGAGCTGGCTTGCCCCGTCCATGTCATCGATGTGCCGGAGATCATCGTAGCCGCGAGTGCCGCCGGAGTGCTTGTCGCCAGCCGGGAGAACGCCGACCGGATCAAGCAACTGCACCCTGTCGCCGATGCGGTCACCTGGATGGAGGAAAAGCGCTGGGGGCATATGCGGACGCTGGATTACAGCCGCTCCGCATCCGGATCAGAATGCTGGACACGCAAGGTGTCGATGACGCCTTGCGCAAGCACCAGCTATCACCTCCATCGCCGCAGGCATACAGTCTGGACAGTGGTGAGCGGGAGAGGGCGCTTCTTCTGTCAGGGGCAGCAGCGCAATGTCGAACCTGGCACAGTACTGGACATTCCGCCGGGGATGCCGCACGGCATATGTTCTGGGACTAGAGCTCTCGAATGGATTGAAGTGCAGCTTGGAGAACGGCTGCTGGAGGACGATAAGCATGAGCTTGCGCGTGAGTGCCTTGAGCAGACCTAG
- a CDS encoding helix-turn-helix transcriptional regulator: MEYYNEKVQYENPLLSLHVIVTERTDDRMIDWHYHREVELLLIESGVLDVYVDDEYYQLHAGDIAIIGNSQLHRDRSIGCPLRYVVVQFDLEQFFDHSTMPYIRYFFEAEQPLSRINYIFNEKPQVKQQIAAIMREIQVETSEKQTGYELAVDLLVKKIILLLLRNDQRKVLTERESFDRQRMKPVLSYVEDRLGDRISINEVCQLANMSYYYFVKFFKKTFGMSFTEYVNYRKIKWAERLLLTRDVSIAEVGELIGMPNMAHFYKMFRKYHACSPKEYQKRMFAWNQGQA; the protein is encoded by the coding sequence ATGGAGTATTATAATGAGAAGGTTCAGTATGAAAACCCTCTTTTGTCTTTGCATGTCATTGTAACGGAGAGAACCGACGACCGGATGATCGATTGGCATTATCATCGTGAGGTGGAGCTGCTTCTGATTGAATCGGGTGTATTGGATGTATATGTCGATGACGAGTATTACCAGCTTCATGCAGGAGATATTGCGATCATCGGCAATTCCCAACTGCACCGCGACCGCAGCATCGGCTGTCCGCTACGCTATGTGGTCGTGCAATTTGACCTGGAGCAATTTTTTGACCATAGCACGATGCCTTATATTCGGTATTTCTTTGAAGCGGAGCAGCCGCTTAGCCGCATTAATTATATTTTTAATGAGAAGCCGCAGGTGAAGCAGCAGATCGCTGCGATTATGCGGGAGATTCAGGTGGAAACCTCGGAGAAGCAGACGGGCTATGAACTGGCTGTCGATCTGCTTGTGAAGAAGATCATTCTGCTGCTGCTCCGCAATGACCAGCGCAAGGTGCTGACCGAGCGGGAGAGCTTCGATAGACAGCGAATGAAGCCGGTGCTTAGTTATGTCGAGGATCGGCTCGGCGACCGCATCTCCATCAATGAGGTGTGCCAATTGGCTAATATGAGCTATTATTACTTCGTCAAATTCTTCAAGAAGACATTCGGCATGTCCTTCACCGAATATGTGAATTACCGCAAAATCAAATGGGCGGAACGGCTGCTGCTCACCCGCGATGTGAGCATCGCCGAGGTCGGCGAGCTGATCGGCATGCCCAATATGGCGCATTTCTACAAAATGTTTAGAAAATACCACGCTTGCTCTCCGAAGGAGTACCAGAAGCGGATGTTCGCATGGAATCAGGGACAAGCCTAG